CGGGAATGCCGGAATCCACGACCTGGACATTGGTGACCTGTCGGCTCGCGTTCAAGGTGGCAGCGTAGATGTTTCCATTGAGGACATCGTCGAAGAGCAGGGTGTTCTGATTGTAGAAATCTCCCGCGGTGATCGCAGCGGCATTGTCCGGAGCGCCGTGGCTGCGCGACAGGATGGGGAATACGGCAGGCAGGTCCGACGTATTGTTGCGGTTGCCATTGTTGTAAAAACTGATCGCCTGCGAAAGGTCTTGGTAGCTGCCGGTCCGGCCCGGCCCTTCCAGGTAGGGCCACCCGAAATTCGAGCCAGCCGGGCCGGTATTGATCTCTTCATAGGTGTTCCAGCCCACATCTCCGAACACGGGCAGATTGGTGACCGGATCGAAACTGAAGCGGTAGGCGTTGCGGACACCATAATCGAATATCTTCGACTGATTGCTGTTCGGATCACTGGCCTGGTAGTAGGGGTTGCCGGGCACGCCCTCGCCCGTGGTCGGATCGACCCGCAACATCTTGCCCGACAGATTGTGGATGTCCTGGACTCGCACCGCGCGAGGGTCAGCGAAATTATATGACGTGCCGTCGCCCACGGTGAGGTAGAGATAGCCGTCGGGACCAAAATGAACGGCACCGATGGAATGGGAGTCGCCGTCCGTCGCTAGATAATCGCGAATGTTCTGATTCTGAATCCCCGCGTGGTTCGGATCGTTATCCTGCGGTCCGGTCTCTATCTGGCTGGCGGGTGCCGTTATGGTGGTGCCGTTGACGATACCTGATGGGGGAATGTTAGGATCGCCGTTGCTGTTAACGTCGGGCCGGCTCGTATAGGCCCAGATGCTGTTCTTGCCGACCAGCACGATTTCGCTCGCCGGATCGGCAACCATGGTGGCGGGGTTGACAGTCACCCTGACCAGACGAGAAGGTCGATTCCCGGCCTGATCGCGTGCTGCGAGTCCCGTTTGGCCCGCCGTTTCGGGTGGATCGTAGGTGTAGAGCAGGTAGACATAGGGATTGCTGGCGAAATTCGGGTTGATCGCGATCCCAAGTAGTCCGCGATCGCCGTACTCATTCACCTCGCTCGAAAGGTCGATGAGCGGCGTCGACCGCAGTGTGCCGTTGTCCACCACGCGCACCACACCGCCCTTCTGTGCAACCAGCATGTAGCGGCCGTCGGGAGTCCAATCGATCGCCGTTGGCTCGCTCAACCCGGTCACGGCGGTCTGGCGCGTCAGACTCCCGATATTGAGACTGTCGTTGTCGAGGATACTTACGGTGGTGGTCGTCTGTGCGCCGAGAGCGGCACCCGTTGGATTGCTCAAGGTGACGGTGAAGCTCTCGTCGGCTTCCCCTGCTGAGTCGTTGATGATCGGGACCGAGATGTTCTGGCTGAGCTGGCCGGCGGCGAAGGTGACGGTGCCCGACGATGCCGTGTAGTCCGATCCCGCGAGCGCACTGCCGTTGCTCGTTGTGAACTGGATCGTGGCGGGTTGATCGATGCTGCCGCTACGCAACAGCGTGAGGGTCGCTGAAGGCGTGGTCTCGGATACGCTCACCGCCATGTCCGCCATGGAGATGGTGGAGGGTGAATCGTCGTCGACTACGGTCACCAGCACCGTCCGGGGGACTCCCAGCGAGCCGGATGCGGGATTCTGAAGGCCGACGGCGAACGTCTCGCTGCCCTCGACGAGTTGATCGTTCACGATCGAGACGGTGAAGCTCTTGGTGCTCTCGCCAGGTCCGAAGACAACCTGGCCCGTATTCGCTCGGCCATTGAACGTAGGTTGGATAAAGTCCAATCCAGCCTGCGCCGCCCCGGCGCTGCCTATCTCATTCGTTGTGTACTCCACAGTCGTTTGAGACTGCAGATCGCCCGATCGCGTGACTGTGATGGTTGCTGTGCCCGCCGCTTCACTGACGTAGATCGTCGCATTGTTGACCAATGAGATGATGGCCCCTGGAACAAACACGACGTCCCGGAAGTAGTTTTCGTTTTGATAGACGAGGCTCGGGAAGGCGCCCTCAACGTCGTTGTAGACGCCGGCGCCTGCCGGTGCGCTCAGCCCGCCATTGGTGATGGGTGAGGCGAAGCCCTGCGACGTCAGGGCGTAGTAGCTGTTGGTGTTGACGGAGACCACGTAGGTGGTGCCGGCGGTGATGTTCAGCGGCGTGGCGAGCGCCTGCTGCTGCCAGCCCGATGCGCCTTCGTTCGTGAACGTCACCGTCGCCAGCTGCTGGCCCGTGGACGACCAGATGTACCCCACATGCGTGCCTGTCTCGCTGGGGGACTTGTAGAACCGGATCGCCTGGATCTGTCCGGGATTGCTGCTGGTGAAGCGCATCCCGATCTCCCAATCCACCCCTGGCCCGTCGGTGAAGTTCGGTTGAGCGGGCGTCTGGGTGGTGAACAGACTCGTGGGCCCGGAATTCAGCGCCGCAACCGGCGCCGTCGCTGCGCTCGTCACGCTCTCGCTCGTGCCGAACGGATCGGTGTAGGCGGCATTGACCCGGATGCGCTTGCCGACCAGGCTGCCGTCGAGGGTGAGGCTCGCCGTGGTGGCGGTGAGGTTCGTCCAGGTGCTGCCGTCAGGGCTGCTCTGCCAGACATAGCCGATCGTCGCCGGCACACCATCAAGATCGGTGACGCTAGCCGTCAGAATCTGGTTCTGCGTCGCCGTGCCGTTGATCGCGACGGCACCGACGTCGTTGACGTTGGTCACCGCCGTGGCGGTCGCGGGGCTCAATGGAGTCTCGCTGCTGCCCTGGAGGTCCGTATACGTGGCGGTGGCACGCACGAAGCTGCCGACGTGGGCCTGCCCAAGGATCAACGTGCTCGCCGTCGCGCCGCTGATGTTGGTCCAGGTACTGCCGTTCGCGCTCTGCTGCCACTGATAGGTGATGGTGGCCGGCACTCCGTCCGCATCGCTCACGGTCGCCGTCAACGCCTGGTTCTGCGTCGGTGTCCCGCTGACACTCACCACGCCTGGGTGATTGTTGGGGTTCGACGTACCGGACACGAACACGACGTCCCGGAAATAGTTCTCGTTCTGATAGACGAGGTTCGGGAAGACGCCTGCGGCATCGTTGTAGACGCCGGCGCCGATCGGCGCGCTCAGCCCGCCGTTGGTGATGGGTGAGGCGAAGCCCTGCGACGTCAGGGCGTAGTAGCTGTTGGTGTTGACGGAGACCACGTAGGTGGTGCCCGCGGTGATGGTCAGCGGCGCGGCGAGCGCCTGCTGCTGCCAGCCCGATGCGCCTTCGCTCGTGAACGTCACCGTCGCCAGTTGCTGGCCCGTGGCCGACCAGATTTTCCCCACATGCGTGCCCGTCTCGCTGGGGGACTTGTAGAACCGGATCGCCTGGATCTGTCCGGGATTGCTGCTGGTGAAGCGCATCCCGAGCTCCCAATCCGCCCCTGGCCCGTCGGTGAAGTTCGGTTGAGCTGGCGTCTGGGTGGTGAACAGACTCGTGGGCCCGGAATTCAGCGCCGCAACCGGCGCCGTCGCTGCGCTCGTCACGCTCTCGCTCGTGCCGAACGGATCGGTGTAGGCGGCATTGACCCGGATACGCTTGCCGACCAGGCTGCCGTCGAGGGTGAGGCTCGCCGTGGTGGCGGTGAGGTTCGTCCAGGTGCTGCCATCAGGGCTGCTCTGCCAGACATAGCCGATCGTCGCCGGCACACCATCGAGATCGGTGACGCTAGCCGTCAGAATCTGGTTCTGGGTCGCCGTGCCGTTGATCGCGACGGCACCAGCGTCGTTGACGTTGGTCACCGCCGTGGCGGTCGCGGGGCTCAATGGAGTCTCGCTGCTGCCCTGGAGGTCCGTATACGTGGCGGT
This genomic stretch from Bradyrhizobium sp. CCGB12 harbors:
- a CDS encoding DUF4082 domain-containing protein, giving the protein MSPATATAVTNVNDAGAVAINGTATQNQILTASVTDLDGVPATIGYVWQSSPDGSTWTNLTATTASLTLDGSLVGKRIRVNAAYTDPFGTSESVTSAATAPVAALNSGPTSLFTTQTPAQPNFTDGPGADWELGMRFTSSNPGQIQAIRFYKSPSETGTHVGKIWSATGQQLATVTFTSEGASGWQQQALAAPLTITAGTTYVVSVNTNSYYALTSQGFASPITNGGLSAPIGAGVYNDAAGVFPNLVYQNENYFRDVVFVSGTSNPNNHPGVVSVSGTPTQNQALTATVSDADGVPATITYQWQQSANGSTWTNISGATASTLILGQAHVGSFVRATATYTDLQGSSETPLSPATATAVTNVNDVGAVAINGTATQNQILTASVTDLDGVPATIGYVWQSSPDGSTWTNLTATTASLTLDGSLVGKRIRVNAAYTDPFGTSESVTSAATAPVAALNSGPTSLFTTQTPAQPNFTDGPGVDWEIGMRFTSSNPGQIQAIRFYKSPSETGTHVGYIWSSTGQQLATVTFTNEGASGWQQQALATPLNITAGTTYVVSVNTNSYYALTSQGFASPITNGGLSAPAGAGVYNDVEGAFPSLVYQNENYFRDVVFVPGAIISLVNNATIYVSEAAGTATITVTRSGDLQSQTTVEYTTNEIGSAGAAQAGLDFIQPTFNGRANTGQVVFGPGESTKSFTVSIVNDQLVEGSETFAVGLQNPASGSLGVPRTVLVTVVDDDSPSTISMADMAVSVSETTPSATLTLLRSGSIDQPATIQFTTSNGSALAGSDYTASSGTVTFAAGQLSQNISVPIINDSAGEADESFTVTLSNPTGAALGAQTTTTVSILDNDSLNIGSLTRQTAVTGLSEPTAIDWTPDGRYMLVAQKGGVVRVVDNGTLRSTPLIDLSSEVNEYGDRGLLGIAINPNFASNPYVYLLYTYDPPETAGQTGLAARDQAGNRPSRLVRVTVNPATMVADPASEIVLVGKNSIWAYTSRPDVNSNGDPNIPPSGIVNGTTITAPASQIETGPQDNDPNHAGIQNQNIRDYLATDGDSHSIGAVHFGPDGYLYLTVGDGTSYNFADPRAVRVQDIHNLSGKMLRVDPTTGEGVPGNPYYQASDPNSNQSKIFDYGVRNAYRFSFDPVTNLPVFGDVGWNTYEEINTGPAGSNFGWPYLEGPGRTGSYQDLSQAISFYNNGNRNNTSDLPAVFPILSRSHGAPDNAAAITAGDFYNQNTLLFDDVLNGNIYAATLNASRQVTNVQVVDSGIPGIVDLQKGPDGSIYGADVYDGTIRRWVDSSTTSASTLGLAAPAF